One stretch of Streptococcus australis DNA includes these proteins:
- the cdaA gene encoding diadenylate cyclase CdaA — protein MNFQQLSNWQYWTSLFSSPWTIVINLIDILIVTYILYHFTKAIAGTKIMILVRGVLVFILAQILSNMIGLTTISWLINQIITYGVIAAVVIFSPEIRTGLERLGRATDFFSNAPISAEEQMVRAFVKSVEYMSPRKIGALVVVQRVRTLQEYISTGIPLDAKISAELLINIFIPNTPLHDGAVIIREDRIAVTSAYLPLTENTEISKEFGTRHRAAIGLSEVSDALTFVVSEETGGISITYNGVFKHDLTLEEFESELRRILLPASEEKHGLKERLLGGLKHEKK, from the coding sequence ATGAATTTTCAACAATTATCCAATTGGCAATACTGGACAAGTTTGTTTTCAAGTCCTTGGACGATAGTCATCAATCTGATTGATATTTTGATTGTGACTTATATTTTGTACCATTTTACCAAAGCGATTGCAGGGACTAAAATCATGATATTGGTTCGGGGAGTTTTGGTCTTTATTCTAGCCCAGATTCTCTCTAATATGATTGGTTTAACGACCATTTCCTGGTTGATCAATCAGATTATCACCTACGGGGTCATCGCAGCAGTGGTTATCTTTTCACCAGAGATTCGGACTGGTTTGGAGAGATTGGGCCGGGCGACAGATTTCTTTTCCAATGCCCCTATTAGTGCGGAAGAGCAAATGGTTCGTGCCTTTGTCAAATCAGTCGAATACATGAGTCCGCGTAAGATTGGGGCGCTTGTAGTGGTTCAGCGAGTGAGAACCTTGCAGGAATACATCTCGACAGGGATCCCTTTAGATGCTAAAATTTCGGCTGAATTGCTTATCAATATTTTCATTCCCAATACTCCCTTGCACGATGGTGCAGTCATCATCAGGGAAGATCGGATTGCCGTAACTTCAGCCTACCTACCCCTGACTGAAAATACTGAGATTTCCAAGGAGTTTGGGACACGTCACAGGGCGGCGATTGGTTTGTCAGAAGTATCGGATGCTCTTACCTTTGTGGTTTCTGAGGAAACAGGTGGAATCTCAATCACCTATAATGGAGTCTTTAAGCACGATTTGACCTTAGAAGAGTTTGAATCTGAATTGAGAAGAATCCTACTTCCAGCATCAGAGGAAAAACACGGTCTGAAGGAGCGCTTGCTAGGAGGATTGAAACATGAGAAAAAATAG
- a CDS encoding NAD(P)/FAD-dependent oxidoreductase: protein MSQLYDITIVGGGPVGLFAAFYAHLRQAKVQIIDSLPQLGGQPAILYPEKQILDVPGFPNLTGEELTNRLLEQLDGFDTPVHLNETVLEIEKQDEGFSITTNKGSHLTKTVIIAMGGGAFKPRPLELDDVEDYENIHYHVSNIQQYADKKVTILGGGDSAVDWALAFEKIAPTTLVHRRDNFRALEHSVQALQESSVTIKTPFVPSQLLGDGKTLDKLEITKVKSDETETIDLDHLFVNYGFKSSVGNLKNWGLELNRHKIIVNSKQESSQAGIYAIGDCCYYEGKIDLIATGLGEAPTAVNNAINYIDPDQKVQPKHSTSL, encoded by the coding sequence ATGTCTCAACTCTATGATATTACCATTGTAGGGGGCGGTCCTGTCGGCCTCTTTGCTGCCTTTTACGCTCACCTACGCCAAGCTAAAGTCCAAATCATCGACTCTCTTCCCCAACTCGGTGGGCAGCCTGCCATCCTCTATCCTGAAAAGCAAATCCTTGATGTGCCAGGTTTCCCAAATCTAACTGGAGAGGAATTAACCAATCGTTTGCTTGAGCAGCTAGATGGCTTTGACACACCTGTTCACCTCAACGAAACGGTTCTTGAGATTGAGAAACAAGATGAAGGATTTAGCATCACAACCAACAAGGGAAGTCACCTGACTAAAACCGTCATCATTGCTATGGGGGGTGGTGCCTTTAAACCACGTCCACTCGAATTAGACGATGTTGAGGACTATGAAAATATCCACTACCACGTTTCCAATATCCAGCAATACGCTGATAAGAAAGTGACCATCCTTGGTGGAGGGGACTCAGCAGTTGACTGGGCATTGGCTTTTGAAAAAATTGCCCCAACTACTCTCGTTCACCGTCGAGATAACTTCCGCGCCTTGGAACACAGTGTGCAAGCCCTGCAAGAATCATCTGTGACTATCAAGACACCATTTGTTCCTAGCCAACTCCTTGGAGATGGAAAAACACTCGATAAACTGGAAATTACAAAAGTCAAATCTGATGAAACCGAAACAATTGACTTAGATCACCTCTTTGTCAACTACGGCTTCAAGTCTTCTGTCGGAAATCTTAAAAACTGGGGACTGGAGCTCAACCGACACAAGATTATCGTCAATAGCAAGCAAGAATCCAGCCAAGCGGGTATTTACGCTATCGGAGACTGCTGCTACTATGAAGGTAAAATTGATTTGATCGCGACAGGACTGGGTGAAGCTCCAACCGCCGTCAATAATGCTATCAACTACATCGACCCTGACCAAAAAGTACAACCCAAACACTCAACCAGTTTATAA